Below is a window of Oceanotoga teriensis DNA.
ATATTATAAATGGTTTTATGATCAAGGACAGATAATTGAAAGAGACAAAGATCATTCTCCTTTAAATCTTATTGGTGTTGTTATGGATATTACAGAACGTAAAAATACTGAGTTAAAATTGAAAGAATTAGCAGATTTTGATCCTTTAACTGATTGTTATAATAGGAGAATGGGCTTGATTCTTCTCGAAGAAAAATTAAAATATTCAAAAAGATATCAAAAAAAATGTGTTATATGTTTTATAGATCAGGATAATTTAAAGTATATTAATGATAATTATGGTCATGATATCGGAGATGATTCATTAAAATTGCTTGCAAAAACTATAAAATCTGAAATAAGAGATTCAGATATTTTGTGTCGTATAGGAGGAGATGAATTTTTCATTGTTTTTCCTGATTGTGTCAAAAATTCTGCTTTAAGTGTAATAAACAGGATTAAAAATAAATTGAAAGATATTAATAAAAACTTAGATTTTTATATTGATTTTTCATTCGGTTTTTTTGAATATAATGATTTTGATAGTATAGATATAGATGAGTTTATAAAAAAAGCTGATGAAGATATGTATTCTATGAAAAAATTAAAAAAAATTTCAAAATAAATATTTTTTAGTTTTAAAAAATTTAAAAAGCGGAAGAATTTTATCTTTTAAATTCTTCCGCTTCCCATATTTTTATACTGTAAACATAGTTGAGATCATATTTGAATATTCATCAAAATCAATATTATTTAAAGTTGAAATTTCATTTATATATCTATATGGAATGTTATGATCTTTACTATATAAACTACATAATCCACCAGAAATAGCTCCTATTGTGTCTGTATCTCCACCTAATCTGCTGGAAAGTTTTATAGCTTTAAAAACATTTTCTCTACAATAAAGAAATATTCCTATGGCACTTGGAAATACTTCATTTGTACCTAAACCTGTTCCTATTACATTGTATAAAAAATCTAAAAGTTCTTCATCTTCTTTAATAGATTTTATATATTTTTCTATAAATTTTATCCTCTCTAATGAGCTTGCTCCTGCAACTTCATAATTTGAACTTTGTTTTCCAATATTACAACCCAATTTTATTTTTTTCATAACTTCTTCTAAAGGATAGTTACAAGCCAAATAATGGTATGCAAAACCCAATCCCATAGCACCTTCGAGTGCAAGACTGGTATTATGAGTAGGAATAGAACAGTTTATAATACCTTTTATAAGAGATTTTTCATCTTCTTTTTTTACACATAGACTTGGTGCAAGAACTCTCATAGCCGCCCCACAAGTAGTTCCATTTTTTCCAGATTCA
It encodes the following:
- a CDS encoding ADP-ribosylglycohydrolase family protein — translated: MKLFEKVLQAFAAGDAIGMPTEFMTRNHIKHFLKEDEDFIDPAKSILHKNLFRFQITDDTEQVLYLIKRYSKDGEITIKNTYETLEEWIIKSDAVKKGYIGPNSLKALENIKNGVPVNESGKNGTTCGAAMRVLAPSLCVKKEDEKSLIKGIINCSIPTHNTSLALEGAMGLGFAYHYLACNYPLEEVMKKIKLGCNIGKQSSNYEVAGASSLERIKFIEKYIKSIKEDEELLDFLYNVIGTGLGTNEVFPSAIGIFLYCRENVFKAIKLSSRLGGDTDTIGAISGGLCSLYSKDHNIPYRYINEISTLNNIDFDEYSNMISTMFTV